The sequence ATTTGATAAATGCTCCTCCCCCGATTAAGACAAGAAAAACCACTTGATACACACGTAAGCCGCGCTCACCCACCAGATAGTACCAGCAGCGTTCACCATAATAATGCCAACCTAAAATGGTCGTAAAAGCAAAACAAACGAGGGCAATTGTCACTAAATATTGGCCGACAACCGCAGAGCCCCCGAGGGCAAATGCCGCGCTAGTCATTGCAGCGCCCGCGGTATCACCGCTCCATACACCTGTAATAATCAGCACTAAGCCCGTCATAGTACAAATGATGATGGTGTCGAAAAAAGTGCCCGTCATACTGACAAGCCCCTGCTCTACTGGTTCATTGGTTTTTGCCGCAGCTGCTGCAATGGGAGCGCTGCCAAGACCCGACTCATTCGAAAACACCCCCCGAGCAATACCAATTTGAATGGCTTGAGCAACCGTCGCGCCTAAAAATCCGCCCGCCGCAGATAATGGGGTAAATGCCGATTCAATCACAAGACCAAGCGCAGGCATAATCTGATCGGCAAAACTAATCAATATCCACAAACAGGCAAGGATATAGCCAATCGACATAGCAGGCACCAGCTTTTGTGCCACATTCGAAATGCGCTTAACGCCCCCTAACGTGACAGCCGCAACCAGCATAGTTAACACCACAGCCGTTAACCAAGTCGGCACCTCAAAGGCAATCGTCAGCGCATCGCTGATGGCATTCACCTGTGCAAAAGTGCCAATACCAAAAAACGCTACGCCAACGCCAAAAAGTGCAAATAACTTTGCCATCCAATGCAGACCAAGGCCACGCTCGATATAGTACATTGGGCCACCTGCTATCTGACCTCTCGCATCGGTTGTTCGATATTTTACCGCCAACATACACTCGGCATATTTAGTCGCCATACCAAAAAAGGCCGCCAACCACATCCAAAATAAGGCCCCAGGC is a genomic window of Shewanella putrefaciens containing:
- a CDS encoding alanine/glycine:cation symporter family protein — its product is MSFEVLLSSLNGIVWGPITLCLLVGTGIYLTARLKLIQVFRLPMALGLLFKPAKGHGDLSSFAALCTALSATIGTGNIVGVATAIKMGGPGALFWMWLAAFFGMATKYAECMLAVKYRTTDARGQIAGGPMYYIERGLGLHWMAKLFALFGVGVAFFGIGTFAQVNAISDALTIAFEVPTWLTAVVLTMLVAAVTLGGVKRISNVAQKLVPAMSIGYILACLWILISFADQIMPALGLVIESAFTPLSAAGGFLGATVAQAIQIGIARGVFSNESGLGSAPIAAAAAKTNEPVEQGLVSMTGTFFDTIIICTMTGLVLIITGVWSGDTAGAAMTSAAFALGGSAVVGQYLVTIALVCFAFTTILGWHYYGERCWYYLVGERGLRVYQVVFLVLIGGGAFIKLDVIWLLADTVNGLMAIPNLIAIVGLRHIIIAETQHYFARMLPSRNVETIY